From Oncorhynchus tshawytscha isolate Ot180627B linkage group LG11, Otsh_v2.0, whole genome shotgun sequence, the proteins below share one genomic window:
- the LOC112233141 gene encoding thrombospondin-1 has translation MKLIGIFLLLVLWTCEGSRVAESGDDNGVYDLFELVKVNKRHQGVTLVKGADPYSPAYKVLNADLIPPVPEISFRDLIDSVQAERGFLLLVNFKQFKKTRGSILTVEKNDGSGPIFEIISNGKAQTLDVVYSTGNKQQVVSIEDADLATGHWKNITLFIQEDRAQLFVGCEEINISEIDVPIQKVLTHEVADIARLRIGKGAVKDRFMGVLQNVRFVFGTTLEAIMRNKGCQSSETLADVMTLDNPVNGSSPAIRTDYTGHKSKEIQQVCGFSCEDITSMFKELKGLGVVVKQLSNELNRVNKESTLLMNQMRIHRGVCLHNGIVHKDKDEWTVDGCTECTCQNSATVCRKISCPLMPCANATVPDGECCPRCGTPSDYAEDGWSPWSEWTHCSVSCGRGIQQRGRSCDRINSNCEGTSVQTRDCYPQECDKRFKQDGGWSHWSPWSSCSVTCGEGVITRIRLCNSPTPQMGGRDCQGQGRETEVCQKSPCPIDGVWGPWSLWDTCSVTCGGGFQTRQRLCNNPTPKYGGKECQGDGKTSQLCGKEDCPIDGCLSNPCFAGAKCISFDDGSWKCGACPVGYTGDGINCKDIDECKEVRDACFTLNGVHRCENTEPGYNCLACPPRYSGQQPFGRGVEQATAKKQVCTPRNPCQDGSHDCNKNANCIYLGQFSDTMFRCECKPGYAGNGHICGDDTDLDGWPNKDLLCVENATYHCKKDNCPNLPNSGQEDHDKDGLGDACDHDDDNDGIPDDRDNCPMVYNPAQYDVDRDDVGDRCDNCVHESNPDQVDTDNNGEGDACAIDIDGDGILNERDNCPYVYNVDQRDTDGDGVGDHCDNCPLENNPDQIDSDSDRVGDKCDNNQDIDEDGHQNNLDNCPYIPNANQADHDKDGKGDACDHDDDNDGIPDDKDNCRLAFNPDQLDSDGDGRGDVCKDDFDQDNILDIYDVCPENFDISETDFRRFQMVPLDPKGTSQIDPNWVVRHQGKELVQTVNCDPGIAVGFDEFNAVDFSGTFFINTDRDDDYAGFVFGYQSSSRFYVVMWKQITQTYWSHTPTRAQGYSGVSIKVVNSTTGPGEHLRNALWHTGDTAGQVRTLWHDPKNIGWKDYTAYRWHLIHRPKSGLIRVVMYEGKRIMADSGNIYDNTYAGGRLGMYVFSQEMTYFSDLKYECKDS, from the exons ATGAAGTTGATAGGAATATTTCTCCTTTTGGTGCTTTGGACTTGTGAGGGCAGCCGGGTAGCAG AGAGTGGAGATGATAACGGTGTATACGACCTATTCGAGCTTGTGAAAGTGAACAAGAGGCACCAAGGAGTTACCTTGGTAAAAGGCGCAGATCCCTACAGCCCAGCCTATAAGGTCTTGAACGCAGACCTGATCCCCCCGGTTCCCGAGATCTCCTTCAGGGACCTCATTGATTCAGTACAAGCTGAAAGAGGATTCCTTCTCCTCGTCAACTTCAAGCAGTTCAAGAAAACCAGGGGTAGTATTTTGACTGTGGAGAAGAATGACGGATCAGGACCGATATTCGAAATTATTTCTAATGGCAAGGCGCAAACTCTGGATGTGGTATACTCCACCGGGAACAAGCAACAGGTAGTGTCCATAGAAGATGCAGATCTAGCGACAGGACATTGGAAGAATATCACGCTGTTCATTCAGGAAGATCGTGCCCAGCTGTTCGTAGGATGTGAAGAGATCAATATATCCGAAATAGACGTGCCCATCCAAAAGGTCCTGACGCATGAGGTTGCTGACATTGCCCGTCTGAGAATTGGAAAAGGAGCTGTGAAAGACAGATTTATG GGAGTGCTTCAGAACGTGCGCTTCGTTTTTGGAACCACGTTGGAGGCAATCATGCGCAATAAGGGATGCCAAAGCT cTGAAACATTGGCTGATGTCATGACCCTGGACAACCCAGTCAATGGGTCTAGCCCAGCAATAAGGACTGATTACACTGGCCACAAAAGCAAAG AAATTCAGCAGGTCTGTGGCTTTTCCTGTGAGGATATCACCAGCATGTTCAAGGAGCTCAAGGGACTCGGCGTGGTTGTTAAGCAGCTGTCAAACGAGCTCAACAGAGTG AATAAGGAGAGCACTCTGCTCATGAACCAGATGAGAATCCACCGTGGGGTCTGTCTTCACAACGGCATTGTGCACAAGGACAAAGATGAGTGGACCGTGGACGGCTGCACAGAGTGTACCTGCCAG AACTCTGCCACTGTGTGTCGCAAAATCTCTTGTCCCCTGATGCCCTGTGCCAACGCCACCGTGCCCGATGGAGAGTGCTGCCCACGTTGTGGAACCC CGAGTGACTATGCTGAGGATGGCTGGTCCCCCTGGTCTGAATGGACTCATTGTTCTGTGTCTTGTGGACGGGGAATCCAGCAGCGCGGTCGATCATGCGACCGCATCAACAGCAATTGCGAGGGCACCTCTGTGCAGACCCGCGACTGCTACCCTCAGGAATGTGACAAGCGCT TCAAGCAGGATGGTGGTTGGAGCCACTGGTCTCCCTGGTCCTCCTGCTCTGTGACCTGTGGTGAAGGAGTCATCACCCGCATTCGCCTTTGCAACTCCCCAACTCCCCAGATGGGAGGCAGAGACTGCCAAGGACAAGGCAGAGAGACCGAGGTCTGCCAGAAATCACCATGTCCAA TTGACGGAGTCTGGGGACCCTGGTCTTTATGGGACACCTGCTCTGTCACCTGTGGAGGTGGATTCCAGACTCGCCAGCGTCTTTGTAACAACCCTACCCCCAAATACGGAGGAAAGGAATGTCAGGGCGATGGCAAAACATCCCAACTGTGTGGAAAAGAGGACTGCCCTATTG ATGGCTGTCTGTCCAACCCCTGCTTTGCTGGTGCTAAGTGTATCAGCTTTGATGATGGTTCCTGGAAGTGTGGCGCATGCCCAGTGGGCTACACCGGAGACGGCATCAACTGCAAGGACATCGATGAGTGCAAGGAGGTCCGTGACGCATGCTTCACACTCAACGGAGTCCACCGCTGTGAGAACACTGAGCCTGGTTACAACTGCCTTGCCTGCCCCCCTCGCTACTCAGGACAACAGCCCTTcgggagaggagtggagcaggcAACAGCCAAGAAACAG GTGTGCACACCCCGTAACCCCTGCCAAGACGGCAGCCATGATTGCAACAAGAATGCCAACTGTATCTACCTGGGTCAGTTCAGCGACACTATGTTCCGCTGTGAGTGCAAACCAGGTTACGCTGGCAATGGTCACATCTGTGGAGATGACACTGACCTGGATGGATGGCCCAACAAAGACCTCCTATGTGTGGAGAATGCCACCTACCACTGCAAGAAG GACAACTGTCCAAACCTTCCCAACTCTGGACAGGAGGATCACGACAAAGATGGGCTTGGTGACGCTTGCGATCACGATGATGACAATGATGGGATCCCTGATGATAGG GACAACTGCCCAATGGTCTACAACCCCGCTCAGTATGATGTGGACAGAGATGACGTTGGTGATCGATGTGATAACTGTGTGCATGAGAGTAACCCCGACCAAGTCGACACAGACAACAACGGAGAGGGGGATGCCTGTGCTATTGACATTGACGGTGATG GCATTCTAAATGAGAGGGACAACTGCCCATACGTCTACAATGTGGACCAGAGAGACACTGACGGGGATGGAGTGGGAGACCACTGCGACAATTGCCCTCTTGAAAACAACCCAGACCAG ATTGACTCTGACTCAGACCGTGTGGGAGACAAGTGCGACAACAACCAGGACATTGATGAGGACGGTCATCAGAACAACTTGGACAACTGTCCCTATATCCCCAATGCCAACCAGGCTGACCACGACAAAGACGGCAAGGGTGACGCCTGTGACCACGATGATGACAACGACGGTATCCCTGACGACAAGGACAACTGTAGGCTGGCCTTTAACCCTGACCAGCTGGACTCTGATG GTGATGGTCGTGGAGATGTTTGCAAAGATGACTTTGACCAAGACAACATTCTTGATATCTACGATGTGTGCCCTGAGAACTTTGACATCAGTGAGACGGACTTCCGCAGGTTCCAGATGGTACCACTAGACCCCAAGGGAACCTCCCAGATCGACCCCAACTGGGTGGTCCGTCACCAGGGCAAAGAACTGGTGCAGACCGTCAACTGTGACCCTGGCATCGCTGTTG GGTTCGATGAGTTCAACGCAGTGGACTTCAGTGGAACGTTCTTTATCAACACAGACAGGGACGATGACTATGCTGGATTTGTGTTTGGGTACCAGTCCAGCTCCAGGTTCTACGTGGTAATGTGGAAGCAGATCACACAGACCTATTGGTCCCACACGCCGACCAGAGCTCAGGGCTACTCCGGAGTGTCCATCAAAGTGGTCAACTCCACCACAGGACCTGGGGAGCATCTGAGGAACGCCCTCTGGCACACCGGTGACACTGCTGGACAG GTGCGTACTCTGTGGCACGACCCCAAGAACATCGGCTGGAAAGACTACACTGCCTACAGATGGCACCTGATCCACCGGCCCAAGTCTGGACTCATCAG AGTTGTGATGTATGAAGGCAAGAGAATCATGGCCGATTCCGGAAATATCTACGACAATACCTATGCTGGTGGAAGACTAGGCATGTATGTCTTCTCTCAGGAGATGACATACTTCTCAGACCTCAAATATGAATGCAAAG ATTCTTAA